A section of the Glandiceps talaboti chromosome 8, keGlaTala1.1, whole genome shotgun sequence genome encodes:
- the LOC144439529 gene encoding ubiquitin carboxyl-terminal hydrolase 12-like isoform X2 yields the protein MGTNASALEKEIGSDQFPPNEHYFGLVNFGNTCYCNSVLQALYFCKPFRDKVLAYKAQPKKKETLLTCLADLFNNVAFQKKKVGVIAPKKFIARLRKENELFDNYMQQDAHEFLNYLLNTIADLLQEKQGNKPKNGNDNQTKPEPTWVHDIFQGTLTNETRCLCCETVSSKDEDFLDLSVDVDQNTSITHCLRGFSSTETLCSEYKYYCENCCSKQEAQKRMRVKKLPMILALHLKRFKYMEQLHRYTKLSYRVVFPLELRLMNTSDDAYNPDKLYDLVAVVIHCGSGPNRGHYITIVKSHGFWLLFDDDIVEKIDAQAIEEFYGLTSDLQKTSESGYILFYQQRDGT from the exons tTTGGAAATACATGTTACTGTAATTCAGTCTTACAAGCATTATACTTCTGTAAACCATTCCGAGACAAAGTGTTAGCATATAAAGCACAGCCCAAGAAGAAAGAGACTTTACTTACCTGTTTAGCGGACCTCTTCAACAATGTTGCCTTCCAGAAGAAGAAAGTTGGCGTTATTGCTCCCAAAAAGTTCATAGCAAGACTCCGAAAAGAGAATG AATTATTTGATAATTATATGCAGCAAGATGCACATGAATTCCTCAATTATTTGTTGAATACAATAGCTGATCTCCTACAAG AAAAGCAAGGCAACAAGCCAAAGAATGGCAATGATAACCAAACCAAACCTGAACCAACGTGGGTACATGACATATTCCAAGGCACCTTGACAAATGAAACCCGTTGTTTATGCTGTGAAACT GTTAGTAGCAAAGATGAAGATTTCCTGGACTTATCTGTTGATGTAGACCAAAATACTTCAATAACTCATTGCTTAAG GGGGTTTAGCAGTACAGAGACACTTTGTagtgaatataaatattattgtgAAAACTGTTGTAGTAAACAGGAAGCACAAAAAAG AATGAGGGTAAAGAAACTACCAATGATACTTGCATTACATTTAAAAAGGTTTAAATACATGGAACAATTACATCGGTATACAAAGTTATCATATAGGGTGGTATTTCCATTGGAACTAAGACTTATGAATACA tctgatgatgcatacaatccAGATAAACTTTATGACTTGGTAGCTGTTGTGATACATTGTGGAAG TGGTCCCAACAGAGGTCATTATATCACTATAGTCAAAAGTCATGGTTTCTGGCTTTTGTTTGATGATGACATAGTTGAG AAAATTGATGCACAGGCAATCGAAGAATTTTATGGTTTAACTTCCGATTTACAGAAGACATCTGAGTCAGGTTATATACTATTCTACCAACAAAGAGATGGCACATGA